Proteins encoded in a region of the Acidimicrobiales bacterium genome:
- the rpmC gene encoding 50S ribosomal protein L29: MAKKETLNTLGDTDLLERLSDAKEELFNLRFQLVTGQLENYARVGQVKKEVARMLTELRAREIDAAEAIVAGGEEVAD; the protein is encoded by the coding sequence ATGGCGAAGAAAGAGACCCTGAACACCCTCGGTGACACTGACCTCCTAGAGCGTCTGTCCGACGCCAAGGAAGAGTTGTTCAACTTGCGCTTCCAGTTGGTAACCGGCCAGCTCGAGAACTACGCGAGGGTCGGGCAGGTCAAAAAAGAGGTGGCCCGCATGCTGACTGAGCTGCGAGCCCGTGAAATCGACGCTGCCGAGGCCATTGTGGCCGGCGGCGAGGAGGTGGCCGACTGA
- the rpsK gene encoding 30S ribosomal protein S11, with protein MAKPSAGGRRPRKKERKNVPHGVAHIKSSFNNTIITITDQGGNTLAWASAGNVGFKGSRKSTPFAAQMAAEECARRAMEHGVRKVDVVVRGPGSGRETAILTIQNTGLEVTGIKDVTPIPHNGCRPPKRRRV; from the coding sequence ATGGCGAAGCCGAGCGCTGGGGGCCGACGTCCCCGCAAGAAGGAACGCAAGAACGTCCCCCATGGCGTTGCGCACATCAAGAGTTCCTTCAACAACACGATCATCACCATCACCGACCAGGGCGGGAACACTCTGGCGTGGGCCTCTGCCGGAAACGTTGGCTTCAAGGGCTCTCGCAAGTCGACGCCGTTCGCTGCTCAGATGGCGGCCGAAGAGTGCGCCCGGCGGGCCATGGAACATGGTGTCCGCAAGGTCGACGTGGTGGTGCGTGGACCGGGATCCGGTCGTGAGACCGCTATCCTGACCATTCAGAACACAGGCCTCGAGGTGACGGGGATCAAGGACGTCACGCCGATTCCCCACAACGGCTGCCGGCCGCCCAAGCGTAGGAGGGTCTGA
- the rpsQ gene encoding 30S ribosomal protein S17 gives MAETTETTERPNRRKVREGLVVSDVQDKTAIVETVDRVRHRRYAKTVQRTKRLHVHDEDNQLSVGDRVRVQETRPLSKLKHWRLVEILERAK, from the coding sequence ATGGCCGAGACGACCGAAACGACCGAACGTCCGAACCGCCGCAAGGTGCGTGAGGGTCTAGTGGTCTCTGATGTTCAGGACAAGACGGCGATCGTCGAGACTGTCGACCGCGTCCGGCATCGCCGGTATGCCAAGACGGTCCAGCGGACCAAGCGACTCCACGTCCACGACGAAGACAACCAGCTCAGCGTGGGCGACCGCGTGCGGGTCCAGGAGACCCGACCGCTGTCCAAGTTGAAGCACTGGCGTTTGGTCGAGATCCTCGAGAGGGCGAAGTAA
- the rpmD gene encoding 50S ribosomal protein L30 — protein MTQLVVTQIRSAIGAKPKQRGTLRALGLGRIGRSNTLPDRGEIRGMIARVPHLVRVEELAGEAE, from the coding sequence ATGACCCAGTTGGTCGTTACCCAGATCCGCAGCGCCATCGGCGCCAAGCCCAAGCAGCGGGGCACGCTCCGAGCTCTCGGCTTGGGCCGGATCGGACGAAGCAACACTCTGCCGGACCGTGGTGAGATCCGGGGCATGATTGCCCGGGTTCCGCATCTGGTCCGGGTGGAGGAACTGGCCGGGGAGGCTGAGTGA
- the infA gene encoding translation initiation factor IF-1: MSKPKEDAIVMEGTVLEPLPNAMFRVELENGHNVLAHISGKMRMHYIRILPGDKVQVELTPYDLQRGRITYRYK, from the coding sequence CTGTCGAAGCCCAAGGAAGATGCGATCGTGATGGAGGGAACGGTTCTCGAACCGCTGCCCAACGCCATGTTCCGCGTCGAACTGGAGAACGGCCACAACGTCCTGGCCCACATCTCCGGAAAGATGAGGATGCACTACATCCGCATCCTTCCTGGCGACAAGGTCCAGGTGGAGCTCACCCCGTACGACCTCCAACGAGGTCGGATCACCTACCGCTACAAGTAA
- the rplR gene encoding 50S ribosomal protein L18 gives MSSLDRSKARQRRHRRVRKSVRGSESRPRLAVFRSARHISAQVIDDRSGRTVAAASTVQDGVAEGVTGVAAATEVGRVVAERAREAGIASVVFDRGGYKYHGRVAALADAAREAGLEF, from the coding sequence GTGAGCAGCCTGGATCGTTCCAAGGCGCGTCAGCGTCGACACCGTCGGGTCCGCAAATCGGTCCGGGGCTCGGAGTCCCGTCCCCGTCTTGCGGTCTTCCGTTCGGCTCGTCATATCTCAGCCCAGGTCATCGACGACCGTTCGGGTCGCACCGTGGCCGCGGCATCGACCGTTCAGGACGGTGTGGCCGAGGGTGTGACCGGGGTGGCTGCCGCCACCGAGGTCGGACGGGTGGTCGCTGAGCGAGCACGCGAAGCCGGAATCGCGTCGGTGGTCTTCGACCGAGGCGGATACAAGTACCACGGCAGGGTGGCGGCGTTGGCCGATGCTGCCCGCGAAGCCGGACTGGAGTTCTAG
- the rpmJ gene encoding 50S ribosomal protein L36, translated as MKVRASVKRICDKCRVIRRHGRVQVICSNPRHKQRQG; from the coding sequence ATGAAGGTCCGAGCGAGCGTCAAGCGCATCTGTGACAAGTGCCGGGTGATCCGGCGTCATGGACGTGTGCAGGTCATCTGCAGCAACCCCCGTCACAAGCAGCGTCAGGGTTAG
- the rpsM gene encoding 30S ribosomal protein S13: MARISGVDVPREKRVVIALTYIHGIGRTSALNICEGTGVDPTTRVRDLTDDEVTAIRAFVDQQFKVEGDLRREVSQNIKRKMDIGCYQGLRHRRGLPVRGQRTHTNARTRKGPRKTVANKKQVTK, encoded by the coding sequence ATGGCACGTATCTCAGGCGTCGACGTCCCCCGCGAGAAGCGGGTGGTGATCGCGTTGACTTACATCCACGGCATCGGCCGCACCTCCGCACTGAACATCTGCGAGGGCACCGGCGTCGACCCCACCACCCGAGTCCGTGATCTCACCGATGACGAGGTCACGGCGATCCGGGCGTTCGTTGACCAGCAGTTCAAGGTCGAGGGCGACCTCCGGCGTGAGGTCTCCCAGAACATCAAGCGCAAGATGGACATCGGTTGCTATCAGGGCCTGCGTCATCGTCGTGGCCTTCCGGTCCGCGGACAGCGCACCCACACCAACGCCCGGACCCGTAAGGGCCCCCGCAAGACAGTCGCGAACAAGAAGCAGGTCACGAAGTAA
- the rpsS gene encoding 30S ribosomal protein S19: MPRSLKKGPFVDDHLLKKVDVLNESGEKKVIRTWSRRSTIVPDMVGHTMGVHDGRKHVPVYITESMVGHKLGEFAPTRTFRHHAGQEKGGRR, translated from the coding sequence ATGCCGAGGAGTCTCAAGAAGGGTCCGTTCGTGGACGACCACCTGCTCAAGAAGGTGGACGTACTTAACGAGTCCGGCGAAAAGAAGGTCATTCGAACGTGGTCCCGTCGGTCCACCATCGTGCCCGACATGGTCGGACACACGATGGGTGTACACGACGGCCGCAAGCACGTGCCGGTGTACATCACCGAGTCGATGGTTGGCCACAAGCTGGGCGAGTTCGCTCCAACGCGGACCTTCCGGCACCATGCCGGCCAGGAGAAGGGTGGTCGTCGCTAA
- a CDS encoding DNA-directed RNA polymerase subunit alpha, producing the protein MLVIQRPTVTAVADADGNRQQFSIEPLEPGFGHTLGNSLRRTLLSSIPGAAVTQVKFDDALHEFGTIDGVVEDVTDIVLNLKDVELRCHSDEPITLRVDVRGDTEVTAGALETNEQVEVLNPDLHLATVTGKGRLALELTVEIGRGYLGSDRASGDAVIGVIPVDALFSPVRRVSIEVEPVSVGQTTDMDRLVLDVTTDGSITPRDALASAGATLRTLVQLVEDMSDEARGLELGEAEEVGGGSPDLDLLIEDLDLSERPRNCLKRAQVDTVGQLLEKTEDDLLAVTNFGQKSLDEVIEKLDERGLTLRVRD; encoded by the coding sequence ATGTTGGTCATTCAGCGACCCACGGTCACCGCGGTGGCAGATGCCGACGGCAATCGTCAGCAGTTCTCCATTGAACCCCTCGAGCCAGGCTTCGGCCACACGCTCGGAAACTCCCTGCGTCGGACACTGTTGTCGTCCATCCCGGGGGCTGCGGTCACCCAGGTCAAGTTCGATGACGCACTCCACGAGTTCGGCACCATCGACGGCGTCGTCGAGGACGTGACCGACATCGTGTTGAACCTCAAGGACGTGGAGCTCCGCTGCCACAGCGACGAGCCCATCACCCTGCGGGTCGACGTGCGAGGCGACACTGAGGTGACCGCTGGAGCACTTGAGACCAACGAGCAGGTCGAGGTACTGAACCCCGACCTCCACCTGGCCACGGTGACCGGCAAGGGTCGTCTGGCCCTGGAGCTGACCGTCGAGATCGGCCGCGGCTACCTCGGTTCGGACCGCGCCAGCGGCGATGCTGTCATCGGGGTGATCCCGGTCGACGCTCTCTTCTCACCGGTTCGTCGGGTCTCCATCGAGGTGGAGCCCGTGTCGGTCGGTCAGACCACGGACATGGACCGCCTCGTGCTGGACGTCACTACTGACGGTTCCATCACCCCCCGTGATGCCCTGGCTTCGGCCGGCGCCACGTTGCGGACCCTCGTCCAGCTGGTCGAGGACATGAGCGACGAGGCCCGTGGCCTTGAGTTAGGCGAAGCTGAGGAGGTAGGTGGCGGTTCTCCCGACCTCGACCTACTGATCGAGGATCTCGACCTTTCCGAGCGTCCCCGAAACTGTCTCAAGCGAGCTCAGGTCGATACCGTCGGCCAGCTCCTGGAGAAGACGGAGGACGACCTGCTGGCCGTCACCAACTTCGGCCAGAAGTCGCTCGACGAGGTAATCGAAAAGCTTGACGAGCGCGGCCTGACGCTGCGGGTCCGGGACTGA
- a CDS encoding type Z 30S ribosomal protein S14 — protein MAKKALVNKQQKTPKFKVRAYTRCRRCGRPRSVYRAFNLCRICLRSMAHAGEIPGLTKSSW, from the coding sequence GTGGCTAAGAAAGCACTGGTCAACAAGCAGCAGAAGACCCCGAAGTTCAAGGTTCGGGCCTATACGCGGTGTCGCCGTTGCGGCCGACCGCGTTCGGTCTACCGCGCCTTCAACCTCTGCCGGATCTGCCTGCGGAGCATGGCCCACGCGGGAGAGATCCCCGGGCTCACGAAGTCGAGCTGGTGA
- the rplO gene encoding 50S ribosomal protein L15 — MKVHDLQPAPGSTKRAKRVGRGIGGKGGKTAGRGSKGQRARNTVRVGFEGGQMPLHQRIPKLKGFKNPFRVEYQAVNLDTIQECGLDEVSPEALHAQGLVGKKSLVKVLGRGELTRAVTVKAHAFSASAEAAITAAGGTIEKLPLPFAVRPAASGNALMNR, encoded by the coding sequence ATGAAGGTTCATGATCTACAGCCGGCTCCCGGCTCCACAAAGCGGGCCAAGCGTGTTGGTCGAGGTATCGGCGGGAAGGGTGGCAAGACCGCCGGTCGCGGTAGCAAGGGCCAGCGGGCCCGTAACACCGTCCGCGTTGGTTTCGAGGGTGGCCAGATGCCTCTCCACCAGCGGATTCCGAAGCTCAAGGGCTTCAAGAACCCGTTCCGCGTGGAGTACCAGGCGGTCAACCTAGACACCATCCAGGAGTGTGGCCTCGACGAGGTATCGCCCGAGGCGCTGCACGCTCAGGGCTTGGTCGGCAAGAAGTCGTTGGTCAAGGTGCTGGGTCGTGGCGAGTTGACTCGTGCGGTCACCGTGAAGGCCCACGCCTTCTCGGCGTCGGCCGAGGCGGCTATCACGGCTGCCGGTGGGACCATCGAGAAGCTTCCGCTCCCCTTCGCAGTACGTCCCGCAGCCAGCGGTAACGCGCTGATGAACCGCTAA
- the rpsE gene encoding 30S ribosomal protein S5, whose protein sequence is MAQHNNDDASLRESRVIHINRVAKVVKGGRRFSFTALVVIGDGAGRVGLGYGKAKEVPLAIQKGTEEAKRNLFKVALTGSTIIHPILGVMGAGRVMLKPAAPGTGVIAGGAARAILEEAGIHDILCKSQGSSNHINVARATIAGLKGLRRPDEIARLRGLDPEEFVPGALLEAYRRTEAGVGVGSDDTAGR, encoded by the coding sequence GTGGCACAGCACAATAATGACGATGCCTCCCTCAGGGAGTCGCGGGTCATCCACATCAACCGCGTGGCCAAGGTGGTCAAGGGCGGCCGTCGGTTCTCGTTCACCGCGCTCGTGGTGATCGGTGATGGCGCTGGCCGGGTCGGCCTGGGCTACGGCAAGGCCAAGGAGGTTCCGCTGGCCATCCAGAAGGGGACTGAGGAGGCCAAGCGAAACCTGTTCAAGGTGGCGCTGACTGGTTCGACCATCATCCACCCGATCCTCGGCGTCATGGGCGCCGGGCGGGTGATGTTGAAGCCTGCCGCTCCTGGTACCGGGGTCATCGCCGGTGGCGCTGCTCGTGCCATTCTCGAAGAGGCTGGCATCCACGACATCCTGTGCAAGTCACAGGGGTCGTCCAACCACATCAACGTGGCCCGGGCCACCATCGCCGGCCTCAAGGGGCTGCGACGGCCCGACGAGATCGCCCGCCTGCGTGGCTTGGACCCGGAGGAGTTCGTGCCAGGTGCCCTGCTTGAGGCGTACCGTCGTACCGAGGCCGGCGTCGGCGTCGGCTCAGACGACACTGCGGGACGGTGA
- the rpsH gene encoding 30S ribosomal protein S8 yields the protein MTMTDPVADMLTRIRNANVAMHEGVNMPSSKQKVALADILKSEGYIRDYAVSEAKTGPGQVLNIEMKYSPERERVISGVKRVSKPGLRVYSASNRIPRVLGGLGVAVISTSRGLMSDREARRRRIGGEVLCYVW from the coding sequence ATGACCATGACCGATCCCGTCGCTGACATGTTGACGCGCATTCGCAACGCCAACGTGGCGATGCACGAAGGCGTCAATATGCCGTCGTCGAAGCAGAAGGTGGCGCTCGCTGACATCCTCAAGTCCGAGGGTTATATCCGCGACTATGCGGTGTCGGAGGCCAAGACTGGCCCCGGCCAGGTGTTGAACATAGAGATGAAGTACTCCCCCGAGCGGGAGCGCGTCATCAGCGGCGTGAAGCGGGTCTCCAAGCCCGGCCTTCGCGTGTACAGCGCCTCCAACCGGATTCCCCGCGTGCTCGGAGGTCTCGGCGTCGCCGTGATCTCCACGAGCCGCGGACTTATGAGCGACCGCGAGGCCCGCCGCCGAAGGATCGGTGGCGAGGTGCTCTGCTACGTCTGGTAG
- the rplF gene encoding 50S ribosomal protein L6: protein MSRIGKAPITVPSGVEVQIQGRQLAVKGPKGELDIEVPGDITVRQDGEVLLVERPDDERQNRALHGLTRSLVNNMVVGVTEGFSKELQIVGVGYRAAAKGTNALELQLGFSHPVNVEAPDGISFDVPEPTRIIVSGTDKQVVGQVAANIRSYRKPEPYKGKGVRYLGEHVARKAGKAAK, encoded by the coding sequence ATGTCCCGAATCGGGAAGGCTCCTATCACCGTTCCGTCCGGTGTCGAGGTCCAGATCCAGGGTCGCCAGCTGGCCGTCAAGGGTCCCAAGGGCGAACTCGACATCGAGGTTCCCGGTGACATCACCGTCCGTCAGGACGGCGAGGTGCTCCTCGTGGAGCGCCCCGATGATGAACGTCAGAACCGTGCCCTGCACGGTCTGACTCGGTCGTTGGTGAACAACATGGTGGTCGGCGTGACCGAGGGGTTCTCCAAGGAACTCCAGATCGTCGGCGTCGGCTACCGAGCAGCGGCCAAGGGCACAAACGCCTTGGAGCTGCAGCTCGGATTCAGTCATCCGGTGAACGTCGAGGCTCCGGACGGCATCTCGTTCGACGTGCCGGAACCGACACGCATCATCGTGTCAGGCACTGACAAGCAGGTTGTCGGCCAGGTGGCCGCCAACATCCGTTCGTATCGCAAGCCGGAGCCCTACAAGGGCAAGGGCGTGCGGTACCTCGGCGAGCACGTGGCCCGCAAGGCCGGAAAGGCAGCCAAGTGA
- the rplN gene encoding 50S ribosomal protein L14, translating into MIQQETRLRVADNSGAREVLCIKVLGGSKRRYASIGDIFTATVKDANPGAAVKKGEVVKCVVVRTKKERRRPDGSYIRFDENAAVLINDQNQPRGTRIFGPVGRELRDHKFMRIVSLAPEVL; encoded by the coding sequence ATGATTCAGCAGGAGACCCGACTCCGGGTCGCGGACAACTCTGGCGCCCGCGAGGTGCTCTGCATCAAGGTGCTGGGCGGCTCCAAGCGTCGTTACGCCTCGATCGGCGACATTTTCACCGCGACGGTGAAGGACGCCAATCCCGGTGCGGCCGTCAAGAAGGGTGAGGTCGTCAAGTGCGTCGTCGTCCGGACCAAGAAGGAACGTCGTCGTCCGGACGGGAGCTACATCCGGTTCGACGAGAACGCGGCGGTGCTTATCAACGACCAGAACCAGCCTCGAGGCACCCGCATCTTCGGCCCAGTCGGGCGAGAGCTACGGGACCACAAGTTCATGCGAATCGTGTCGCTGGCGCCGGAGGTGCTCTGA
- the rplX gene encoding 50S ribosomal protein L24: MKIRKGDKVRVLAGKDEGKEGKVSRAIPADDKVIVDGINIAKRHQKPTSATDQGGIIEKAMPLHVSNVAILSPSDGKPTRIGYRFTETGDKVRICKRTGVDIDG; the protein is encoded by the coding sequence ATGAAGATTCGCAAAGGAGACAAGGTGCGGGTCCTGGCCGGCAAGGATGAGGGCAAGGAGGGCAAGGTGAGCCGAGCCATCCCCGCTGATGACAAAGTCATCGTGGACGGCATCAACATCGCCAAACGCCACCAGAAGCCCACGAGCGCTACGGACCAGGGCGGCATCATCGAAAAGGCGATGCCACTACACGTGTCCAACGTGGCCATCCTGAGCCCGTCGGACGGCAAGCCGACCCGCATCGGGTACCGATTCACTGAGACCGGCGACAAGGTCCGGATCTGCAAACGCACGGGGGTGGACATCGATGGCTGA
- the rplP gene encoding 50S ribosomal protein L16 encodes MLMPKKVRHRKQHRGRLKGNSKGQTEMTFGEYGIQALEPGWITARQIEAARIAMTRHIKRGGKVWINVFPDKPITEKPAETRMGSGKGNPEKWVAVVKPGRILFELSYSDAVVAREALDRAIQKLPIKARFVEREEGF; translated from the coding sequence GTGTTGATGCCGAAGAAGGTTCGACACCGCAAGCAGCACCGCGGTCGCCTCAAGGGCAATTCCAAGGGCCAGACCGAGATGACGTTCGGTGAGTACGGAATCCAGGCTCTTGAGCCGGGTTGGATCACCGCCCGCCAGATCGAGGCTGCCCGTATCGCCATGACCCGTCACATCAAGCGTGGCGGCAAGGTGTGGATCAACGTCTTCCCGGACAAGCCCATCACCGAGAAGCCGGCTGAGACCCGCATGGGTTCCGGCAAGGGCAACCCGGAGAAGTGGGTCGCGGTGGTCAAGCCCGGACGGATCCTGTTCGAACTGTCGTACAGCGACGCGGTCGTGGCCCGCGAGGCCCTCGACCGCGCCATTCAGAAGCTGCCCATCAAGGCACGCTTCGTCGAGCGTGAGGAGGGCTTCTAG
- a CDS encoding adenylate kinase has translation MTSVRLVILGRQGSGKGTQAGRLVEAYGPVHISTGDMLRAAVAAGTELGLQAKALMDAGDLVGDDLINSIVAERLVEGDVVERGFLLDGYPRTPDQATALEGFLAEAGTPLDVAVNLDVPVDEVTARMVARGRADDTEEGIRRRLDLYESETAPLLAWFAEHDLLDVVDGLADEETVFDRLTSVIDGRLRVGDARGTRSGMPVRCAPGA, from the coding sequence ATGACCTCCGTCCGACTCGTCATTCTCGGCCGCCAGGGATCCGGCAAAGGGACCCAGGCGGGGCGTCTGGTCGAGGCCTACGGACCAGTCCACATTTCCACCGGAGACATGCTTCGTGCTGCGGTGGCCGCCGGAACCGAGTTGGGTCTCCAGGCCAAGGCGCTGATGGACGCGGGGGACCTGGTGGGCGACGACCTCATCAACTCGATCGTGGCCGAACGCCTGGTGGAGGGCGACGTGGTCGAACGTGGCTTCCTGCTCGACGGCTATCCCCGCACCCCGGATCAGGCCACCGCGCTGGAGGGCTTCCTGGCCGAGGCTGGCACGCCGTTGGACGTTGCGGTCAACCTCGATGTCCCGGTCGATGAGGTCACCGCACGCATGGTTGCCCGTGGCCGCGCTGATGACACCGAGGAGGGCATCCGCCGCCGCCTCGACCTCTATGAATCCGAGACAGCGCCGCTCCTAGCCTGGTTCGCCGAGCATGACCTGCTTGACGTGGTCGATGGCCTGGCCGACGAGGAGACTGTGTTCGACCGCCTCACCTCGGTCATCGACGGTCGCCTCCGTGTCGGAGACGCCAGAGGGACGCGGTCGGGGATGCCTGTCAGATGCGCCCCGGGAGCCTGA
- the secY gene encoding preprotein translocase subunit SecY, translating to MLNMFRVADLRKRIVFTLLMILLYRIGAFMPAPGIDVEQVQLLRDRADQGGVLAFLQLFSGGSLTSFAVFALGVMPYITASIIMQVLGVVVPRIEQWQQQGAVGQRKITQWTRYLTVAIAVIQSTSFAFLFNDQGNSISGQSGANLLPDFHIGTVSVVVLTLTAGTALLMWMGELITQKGIGNGMSLLIMISIVSGFPAQGSLIQAENGAIVSLVVLAFLMLMVAAIVFVEQGQRRIPVQFAKRVVGRRMYGGQNTYIPLKVNQSGVIPIIFASSVLYLPVLVAAALPWDGFRGWIDNNLAQPDNVFYFTITGLLIVGFAYFYTAITFDPVKQADTIRKQGGFVPGIRPGHQTERYLARILSRITLPGALFIAGVALVPSILINIFLDTSAGVGSGGAAGFGFIGISILIAAGVSLETMKQVDSQLTMRNYEGFLK from the coding sequence ATGCTGAACATGTTCCGGGTTGCCGATCTGCGAAAGCGGATCGTCTTCACCCTTCTCATGATCCTGCTCTACCGGATCGGCGCGTTCATGCCCGCTCCGGGCATCGACGTCGAGCAGGTGCAGTTGCTGCGCGATCGTGCTGACCAGGGCGGCGTGCTTGCCTTCCTGCAACTCTTTTCCGGCGGGTCACTGACCAGTTTCGCCGTGTTTGCACTGGGCGTCATGCCCTACATCACCGCCTCGATCATCATGCAGGTGCTCGGCGTGGTTGTGCCCCGCATCGAGCAGTGGCAGCAGCAGGGAGCGGTCGGCCAGCGCAAGATCACCCAGTGGACCCGCTATCTGACGGTGGCCATCGCCGTCATCCAGTCCACGAGCTTTGCCTTCCTGTTCAACGACCAGGGCAACTCCATCTCCGGCCAGTCAGGTGCGAATCTGCTGCCCGACTTTCACATCGGCACGGTCAGCGTCGTCGTATTGACCTTGACCGCTGGAACGGCACTGCTGATGTGGATGGGCGAGTTGATCACCCAGAAGGGGATCGGCAACGGCATGTCACTGCTGATCATGATCTCGATCGTAAGTGGCTTCCCGGCGCAGGGTTCGTTGATCCAGGCAGAGAATGGGGCCATTGTCTCGTTGGTCGTCCTGGCCTTCCTGATGCTGATGGTGGCGGCCATCGTGTTCGTCGAGCAGGGCCAGCGCCGCATCCCCGTGCAGTTCGCCAAGCGCGTGGTGGGGCGCCGGATGTATGGCGGCCAGAACACCTACATCCCCCTGAAGGTCAACCAGTCGGGCGTGATCCCGATCATCTTCGCCTCGTCGGTTCTTTACCTGCCGGTCCTGGTGGCTGCGGCCCTTCCGTGGGACGGTTTTCGGGGCTGGATCGACAACAACCTGGCCCAGCCGGACAACGTCTTCTACTTCACCATCACCGGGCTGCTGATCGTCGGCTTTGCCTACTTCTACACGGCGATCACCTTCGACCCGGTGAAGCAGGCCGACACCATCCGCAAGCAGGGTGGTTTCGTGCCCGGCATCCGGCCCGGTCACCAGACCGAGCGGTACCTGGCCAGGATTCTGTCCCGCATCACGCTGCCCGGGGCCCTGTTCATCGCCGGTGTGGCCCTTGTGCCGTCGATCTTGATCAACATCTTCCTGGACACCAGTGCTGGTGTTGGTTCGGGTGGCGCGGCTGGCTTCGGCTTCATCGGTATCTCGATTCTCATCGCGGCGGGCGTGTCGCTCGAGACGATGAAGCAGGTCGATTCGCAGCTCACGATGCGCAACTACGAGGGCTTCCTCAAGTAG
- the rplE gene encoding 50S ribosomal protein L5 produces MRVRYNDEIRSAVQTELGLANVMQVPRLSKIVVNMGVGDAAQQAKLLDGALTDLEAITGQKPMVTRARKSISNFKLREGQPIGAKVTMRGDRMYEFLDRLITLAIPRIRDFRGLSPKSFDGSGNYTFGVTEQLIFPEIDYDKVDRTRGMDITIVTSASDDAEGRALLAAFGFPFRKEGQ; encoded by the coding sequence ATGCGTGTGCGTTACAACGACGAGATCCGGAGCGCGGTACAGACCGAGCTGGGCCTCGCCAACGTGATGCAGGTTCCGAGGCTGTCCAAGATCGTCGTCAACATGGGTGTCGGTGACGCCGCCCAGCAGGCGAAGCTTCTGGATGGTGCACTGACCGATCTGGAGGCCATCACCGGCCAGAAACCGATGGTGACTCGGGCCCGGAAGTCCATCTCGAACTTCAAGCTCCGCGAGGGCCAGCCCATCGGGGCCAAGGTCACGATGCGGGGCGACCGCATGTACGAGTTCCTGGACCGCCTGATCACTCTGGCGATCCCCCGTATCCGTGACTTCCGCGGGCTCAGTCCGAAGTCGTTCGACGGTAGCGGTAACTACACGTTCGGCGTGACCGAACAATTGATCTTCCCGGAGATTGACTACGACAAGGTCGATCGCACCCGGGGAATGGACATCACGATTGTGACGTCTGCGTCCGATGACGCCGAAGGGCGGGCCCTGCTCGCGGCGTTTGGTTTCCCATTCCGGAAGGAAGGGCAGTAG
- the rpsD gene encoding 30S ribosomal protein S4: MSRYTGPRARVSRRLGTNIFGTKGEVVALDKRPYPPGEHGRTRRRGNPSEYLLQLQEKQKARFSYGLSERQFRRLYEEANRRQGVTGDNMLQYLELRLDNIVYRAGMAATRPQARQLVNHGHVDVNGSRVDIPSYRCSKGEVITLRDKARKMVVVQWNIDVLDRQAPAWMDIEDDGHRAVIREIPVREQIDIPVREQLIVELYSK; encoded by the coding sequence ATGTCTCGTTACACCGGCCCCCGGGCCCGCGTCTCGCGGCGTCTGGGCACCAACATCTTCGGCACCAAGGGTGAGGTCGTCGCGCTGGACAAGCGCCCGTACCCGCCCGGCGAGCACGGCCGTACCCGTCGTCGGGGCAACCCGTCCGAGTACCTGCTGCAGCTTCAGGAAAAGCAGAAGGCCCGTTTCTCGTACGGCCTGTCCGAGCGTCAGTTCCGTCGTCTCTACGAGGAGGCGAACCGCCGTCAGGGAGTGACCGGCGACAACATGCTCCAGTACCTAGAACTCCGCCTCGACAACATCGTCTACCGGGCCGGCATGGCCGCCACTCGGCCTCAGGCCCGCCAGTTGGTCAACCACGGCCATGTGGACGTCAACGGCAGCCGGGTCGATATCCCCAGTTACCGCTGCAGCAAGGGTGAGGTGATCACCCTGCGTGACAAGGCCCGCAAGATGGTCGTGGTTCAGTGGAACATCGACGTGCTGGACCGTCAGGCTCCGGCGTGGATGGACATTGAAGACGATGGCCACCGGGCCGTCATTCGTGAAATCCCGGTCCGCGAGCAGATCGACATTCCGGTCCGTGAGCAGTTGATCGTCGAGCTCTACTCCAAGTAG